One Oncorhynchus masou masou isolate Uvic2021 chromosome 18, UVic_Omas_1.1, whole genome shotgun sequence DNA window includes the following coding sequences:
- the kcnh6b gene encoding LOW QUALITY PROTEIN: potassium voltage-gated channel subfamily H member 6 (The sequence of the model RefSeq protein was modified relative to this genomic sequence to represent the inferred CDS: inserted 1 base in 1 codon), translating to MRADWGAQGGEVHVTTNLQLCQLNSTSDSDLMKTWGTANRAPPPFKPDMLSPPASRVELLAPAKVKERTQNVTDKVTQVLSLGADVLPEYKIEAPVTHAWTMLHYSPVKAAWDWVILXLVLYTALFTPYSAAFLLDERGDSLRRRCGYTCNPLNMVDLMVDVLFIVDIGINFRTTFVNPNDEVVTQPWKIAVHYLKGWFAIDLVAALPFDLLIFRSGSDEMATLIGLLKTARLLRLVRVARKLDRYSEYGAAVLFLLMCTFVLIAHWLACIWYAVGYVERPYTETGWLDNLAEQLGKAYNASEPGSGPSAKDYYITALYFTFSSLTSVGFGNVSPNTNSEKLFSICVMVIGSLMYASIFGNVSAIIQRLYSGTTRYHTQMLRVKEFIRFHQIPSGLRNRLEEYFQHAWSYTNGIDMNAVLKGFPECLQADICLHLNRSLLQNCKAFRGGSKACLRALAMCFKTVHAPPGDTLIHSGDILNSLFFITRGTIQVTHDDVVVAILGKNDIFGEPIHMYAEPGKSNSDVRAITYCDLHRIQRDDLLEVLDIYPGFADNFWANLEFTFDLRDADQVPPLLLADDSGDDCGYSRSKPRHRGHSLDCRNGPDGMDQDDPYPYRQRHSVPQPHWEEGCSCESPCSQSSEDLNKPLTQGGKVELYPPDDDWLEYSPAVVQLMPPSGATVGRGAPMDRAQPATSNLSPNMSGYVQYWPERQSVQYSNRQWRSSSVRTSYHPPPFTEERPSELESRLELLQSQLNRLEIQMTADINVILQLLQRQITPVPPAYSTVSAIDSPGLYGTGAPVLHTMYQIPPIQIDNQASTQSSAQPDLKLPLKSQESLSSGIHLTVESDDTMSVTPEMEPTVPLSSQPMVKRSLSLMETSRLSGSLRYPSLPGNLDASGQAEIQKHRSDPVLSVT from the exons GTTCTGTCTCTGGGTGCTGATGTCCTGCCGGAGTACAAAATCGAGGCCCCGGTCACCCACGCATGGACCATGctgcactacagccccgtcaaagCGGCGTGGGACTGGGTCATCC CTTTAGTCCTCTACACAGCCCTCTTCACCCCCTACTCGGCCGCCTTCCTATTGGATGAGCGTGGGGACTCGCTGCGGCGGCGTTGTGGCTATACCTGCAATCCACTAAACATGGTGGACCTCATGGTGGATGTGCTGTTCATCGTGGATATCGGGATCAACTTTCGCACAACGTTCGTCAACCCCAACGACGAGGTGGTGACCCAGCCGTGGAAGATCGCTGTGCATTACCTCAAGGGGTGGTTTGCCATCGACCTGGTTGCTGCCCTACCCTTCGACCTGCTTATCTTCCGCTCAGGGTCTGACGAG ATGGCCACCTTGATTGGCCTGCTGAAAACAGCGCGGCTGCTTCGGCTGGTTCGTGTGGCGCGGAAGCTCGACCGCTACTCGGAGTACGGGGCCGCTGTCCTCTTCCTGCTCATGTGCACCTTTGTGCTCATCGCCCATTGGCTGGCCTGTATCTGGTACGCTGTTGGCTACGTGGAGAGGCCCTACACTGAGACGGGTTGGCTGGACAACCTGGCTGAGCAGCTGGGCAAGGCGTACAACGCAAGTGAACCTGGCTCGGGTCCATCCGCTAAGGACTAttacatcactgcactctacttTACCTTCAGCAGCTTGACCAGTGTGGGCTTTGGAAACGTCTCCCCCAACACCAACTCAGAGAAGCTCTTCTCCATCTGTGTTATGGTTATTGGCT ctCTCATGTACGCCAGCATCTTTGGAAATGTGTCGGCCATCATCCAGCGCCTATACTCAGGGACGACGCGCTACCACACCCAGATGCTGCGGGTCAAGGAGTTTATCCGCTTCCACCAGATCCCCAGCGGGCTTCGCAACCGCCTGGAGGAGTACTTCCAGCACGCCTGGTCCTACACCAATGGCATTGACATGAATGCA GTGCTGAAGGGTTTTCCAGAGTGCTTGCAGGCTGATATATGTCTGCACCTGAACCGCAGTCTGCTGCAAAACTGCAAGGCTTTCCGGGGGGGCAGCAAGGCCTGTCTGCGGGCTCTGGCAATGTGCTTCAAGACTGTGCATGCCCCACCAGGGGATACACTCATCCACTCTGGAGACATCCTCAACTCTCTCTTCTTCATCACTCGCGGTACCATCCAGGTCACTCATGATGATGTCGTGGTGGCCATACTGG ggaAGAATGACATCTTTGGGGAGCCTATACACATGTATGCAGAGCCAGGCAAGTCCAACTCTGACGTGCGCGCCATCACTTACTGTGACCTGCACCGGATTCAGAGGGATGACCTGCTCGAAGTTCTAGACATTTATCCAGGCTTTGCCGACAACTTTTGGGCAAACTTGGAGTTCACCTTTGACCTAAGAGAC GCTGACCAGGTCCCACCATTACTGTTGGCTGATGATTCTGGTGATGATTGTGGATACAGTCGTAGTAAGCCACGACACAGGGGACACTCCCTGGACTGTCGCAACGGTCCTG ACGGCATGGACCAGGATGACCCGTACCCCTACCGCCAACGCCATTCGGTCCCACAGCCCCACTGGGAGGAGGGCTGCAGCTGTGAGTCGCCTTGCTCCCAGTCCAGCGAGGACCTAAACAAGCCCCTAACCCAAGGGGGCAAGGTGGAGCTGTACCCTCCGGACGACGATTGGCTGGAATACTCCCCCGCAGTGGTGCAGCTGATGCCCCCTAGTGGCGCCACAGTGGGCAGAGGGGCCCCCATGGACAGGGCTCAACCAG ccacctctaacctctcaccGAACATGTCTGGGTATGTTCAATACTGGCCAGAGAGGCAGTCGGTCCAGTACTCCAACAGGCAGTGGCGCTCTTCTTCGGTTCGGACCTCATACCACCCACCCCCGTTCACAGAGGAGAGGCCCAGTGAGCTGGAGTCCCGACTGGAACTACTACAGTCACAGCTCAACAG ACTGGAGATTCAAATGACTGCCGATATCAACGTCATCCTGCAGCTGCTCCAAAGGCAGATAACGCCGGTACCGCCCGCTTACAGCACTGTGTCAGCCATAGACTCACCTGGCCTATATGGGACGGGAGCGCCAGTGTTGCACACCATGTACCAGATCCCACCCATACAGATAGACAACCAAGCATCCACGCAG AGCTCTGCCCAGCCTGACCTCAAGTTACCCCTGAAATCCCAGGAGTCGCTCTCCAGCGGTATCCATCTGACTGTAGAGTCCGACGACACCATGTCCGTCACCCCGGAGATGGAGCCGACTGTGCCACTCTCCTCCCAGCCGATGGTCAAGAGGTCACTGTCTCTCATGGAAACGTCCAGACTAAGTGGCAGCCTCCGCTACCCCTCGTTGCCCGGGAACCTGGACGCCTCAGGGCAGGCGGAGATCCAGAAACATCGCTCAGATCCTGTGCTTTCTGTGACCTGA